The following proteins are co-located in the uncultured Draconibacterium sp. genome:
- a CDS encoding MOSC domain-containing protein gives MTQNTCTIKSLNISEKKGTIKTPRKEITLNMEGIEGDAHAGKWHRQVSLLAAESIESFESELGRKINFGEFAENITTEGFQVHLTKPFDRFVSENVEMEVTQIGKKCHGTNCEIFQLTGNCVMPKEGIFCRVVTPGKLSENDVLTYIRKTFKIKVITLSDRAFEGIYKDKSGPLIEKLSKDWFTETGVPMRNKPKCYSGSKRVA, from the coding sequence ATGACACAAAATACCTGCACCATAAAATCCCTTAATATTTCTGAAAAAAAAGGAACTATAAAAACACCTCGCAAAGAAATTACGCTTAACATGGAAGGCATTGAAGGAGATGCACATGCCGGCAAATGGCACCGCCAGGTTAGTCTTCTGGCAGCTGAAAGCATTGAAAGTTTTGAAAGCGAGCTGGGACGAAAAATTAACTTTGGCGAATTTGCTGAAAACATTACCACCGAAGGATTCCAGGTGCACTTAACAAAACCTTTCGATCGGTTTGTGAGTGAAAACGTTGAAATGGAAGTGACACAGATTGGGAAAAAATGCCACGGTACAAACTGTGAGATTTTCCAGTTAACAGGTAATTGTGTGATGCCCAAAGAGGGGATTTTTTGCCGGGTTGTTACGCCCGGAAAACTGAGCGAAAACGATGTACTTACCTACATCCGAAAAACATTCAAAATAAAAGTAATTACACTAAGCGACAGAGCTTTTGAGGGCATTTACAAGGACAAAAGCGGCCCGCTCATCGAAAAATTAAGTAAAGACTGGTTTACAGAAACGGGGGTACCTATGCGAAACAAACCGAAGTGTTATTCCGGATCAAAAAGAGTTGCTTGA
- the moaC gene encoding cyclic pyranopterin monophosphate synthase MoaC, whose protein sequence is MSKLSHINSDGKANMVDVGDKPQQVRTAVASGFIQLEKETIRLINESLIKKGDVITIAEIAGIQAAKETSRLIPLCHPLQLTKVEVKATVKTNGVEVVSLTKCIGQTGVEMEALTAVNIALLTIYDMCKAVDKQMTMSNIKLISKEKI, encoded by the coding sequence ATGAGTAAACTGTCACATATTAATTCCGACGGAAAAGCCAACATGGTTGATGTTGGAGATAAACCGCAACAAGTTCGCACAGCCGTAGCGTCAGGTTTTATTCAGCTTGAAAAAGAAACCATTCGGCTTATTAATGAAAGCCTGATAAAAAAAGGCGATGTAATTACCATTGCCGAAATTGCCGGAATACAGGCTGCAAAAGAAACATCGCGCCTGATTCCGCTATGTCATCCCTTACAACTTACAAAAGTTGAGGTAAAAGCAACAGTAAAAACGAACGGCGTTGAAGTGGTAAGTCTGACCAAATGTATCGGACAAACCGGTGTTGAAATGGAGGCACTCACAGCTGTTAATATTGCCTTACTCACCATTTATGATATGTGCAAAGCCGTTGACAAACAAATGACAATGAGCAACATAAAATTAATTTCCAAAGAAAAAATATAA
- a CDS encoding radical SAM protein — MLDRYNRRINYLRISVTDRCNFRCEYCMPAEGVPLKKQEDILSFDEILEIVKVGTKLGLTKIRLTGGEPLVRKNLPLLVKMLSDIPEITDIGLTTNGVLLPKYAKQLKEAGLKRVNISLDTLNPEKFRKITRIGTLEDVLKGIDAALEAELLPVKINFVRIPGENQEDENAVREFCATKNLKLRFIRQMDLRSGEFYSVEGGKGGICEICNRLRLTADGFIVPCLHSELRYNIRELGIEEAFKSAVEFKPEKGMGTSTHEFSNIGG, encoded by the coding sequence ATGTTAGACCGCTATAACCGCCGTATAAATTACCTTCGCATTTCGGTTACCGACCGTTGTAACTTCCGTTGCGAATATTGTATGCCTGCCGAAGGTGTTCCCTTAAAAAAGCAGGAAGATATTTTATCGTTCGATGAAATATTGGAGATCGTGAAGGTTGGAACAAAGCTTGGACTAACAAAAATTCGTTTAACCGGAGGTGAGCCACTGGTTCGTAAAAATTTGCCACTGCTTGTAAAAATGCTTTCCGACATTCCGGAAATTACAGATATAGGGCTTACAACCAACGGAGTTTTACTGCCAAAATATGCCAAACAATTAAAAGAAGCCGGACTAAAACGTGTAAACATTAGTCTCGATACACTCAATCCGGAAAAATTCAGAAAAATCACACGGATTGGTACTCTTGAAGATGTTCTCAAAGGAATTGATGCGGCTTTGGAAGCTGAATTGCTGCCTGTAAAAATCAATTTTGTTCGTATTCCGGGCGAAAACCAGGAAGATGAAAATGCGGTTCGTGAGTTTTGTGCTACAAAGAATTTAAAACTGCGCTTTATTCGTCAGATGGATTTGCGCTCGGGCGAGTTTTATTCGGTCGAAGGCGGCAAAGGCGGTATTTGTGAAATTTGCAACCGACTGCGTTTAACAGCCGATGGTTTTATTGTTCCCTGTTTACATTCCGAACTACGATATAACATACGTGAATTAGGTATTGAAGAGGCTTTTAAAAGTGCCGTAGAGTTTAAACCTGAAAAAGGAATGGGCACATCAACACACGAATTTTCAAATATTGGAGGATAA
- a CDS encoding molybdopterin molybdotransferase MoeA yields MNKFYEIQEFIQQIPAYFKTEEVALEDAYNRVLREDVLADMDMPPFHKSAMDGYACHFEHIGNKLEVLEVLHAGMMPTKGVGKNQCSKIMTGAAVPAGCDCVFKVEDSENTDENQVICTNPKTTKNICYQGEDYKTGEVLLQKGTIINVPQMAVLAGAGYHKVKVAAVPKVAIIASGSELVAPHQKPEAGKIRNSNTSQLISQLRKMNLQVRMNKLVVDNYDELTQTFIEALKLNDIVFFTGGASFGDFDFIPEILKDQNFTIYWKTTGMKPGNPMSFSQKENKYCFGLSGNPVSSLVQFEFLAKPVIYRLLGANFNPLRIKAKMNFDYFRKKADRFAVVPVYIGNDSTIEEIAFHGSAHINALTSANALLEIPLGTAAVLKEEMAYVRPL; encoded by the coding sequence ATGAATAAGTTTTACGAAATACAAGAGTTCATTCAGCAAATTCCTGCCTATTTTAAAACAGAGGAAGTAGCCCTGGAAGATGCTTACAATCGGGTTCTTCGTGAAGATGTGCTGGCCGATATGGATATGCCACCGTTTCATAAATCGGCGATGGATGGTTACGCCTGTCATTTTGAACACATTGGAAATAAATTGGAAGTATTGGAGGTACTGCACGCAGGCATGATGCCAACAAAAGGGGTGGGTAAAAATCAATGCTCCAAAATAATGACTGGTGCTGCCGTTCCGGCCGGTTGCGATTGTGTTTTTAAAGTGGAAGATTCGGAAAATACAGATGAAAATCAGGTAATTTGTACAAACCCGAAAACCACTAAAAATATTTGTTACCAGGGCGAAGATTACAAAACGGGTGAAGTTTTATTGCAGAAAGGTACGATAATAAACGTTCCGCAAATGGCCGTTTTGGCAGGTGCCGGCTACCACAAAGTAAAAGTTGCTGCTGTGCCTAAAGTTGCCATTATTGCCAGTGGCAGCGAGTTGGTTGCTCCGCACCAAAAACCGGAAGCGGGAAAAATTCGCAACAGCAATACCAGTCAATTGATTAGCCAACTTCGTAAAATGAATCTCCAGGTGAGAATGAATAAACTGGTAGTTGACAATTATGATGAACTTACACAAACCTTTATTGAGGCCTTAAAATTGAATGACATCGTATTTTTTACAGGAGGCGCTTCATTTGGCGATTTCGATTTTATACCCGAAATACTAAAAGATCAGAACTTTACTATTTACTGGAAAACAACCGGAATGAAACCGGGTAATCCGATGAGTTTTTCACAAAAGGAAAATAAATATTGTTTCGGGCTGTCGGGTAATCCTGTTTCGTCGTTGGTACAGTTCGAGTTTTTGGCCAAACCTGTAATTTACCGGCTTTTGGGTGCCAACTTTAATCCACTTCGGATAAAGGCCAAAATGAACTTTGATTATTTCAGAAAAAAAGCCGACCGTTTTGCCGTTGTTCCGGTTTACATTGGCAACGACAGCACCATTGAAGAGATCGCTTTTCATGGATCGGCACATATAAATGCACTCACCTCCGCAAATGCCCTGTTGGAAATTCCACTTGGCACAGCAGCAGTGTTAAAAGAAGAAATGGCTTATGTTAGACCGCTATAA